A single window of Sporosarcina sp. FSL W7-1349 DNA harbors:
- a CDS encoding glycerophosphodiester phosphodiesterase family protein, which yields MGKKTKVALSVGAAGIAAWAASKVVAKPVPREGKKALDFENPIILARRGGLVDTPEHTMAAFTKSAELGVHGFAIDARLTKDEEIILFHDETVDRTTDLSGNVSDFTLLELKAADAGYGFSDDNGIFKYRDQGEQVVTLREILEQFPHMFVMINLVDAPDTYEGSLMPSKLWGLLDEIGVEDRIAVTSPYDEQTDRFNLYAQHKIAIGAGENEVKKAYAAYASRFGHLYNPRADLFRVPDKKALFHYGSDSFVQFLSRLNIPIYFEAITDRETFTKLLNAGAAGFIVDNPELALEIVQEHGGE from the coding sequence ATGGGGAAGAAAACAAAGGTTGCACTTTCAGTGGGGGCTGCCGGTATTGCAGCTTGGGCCGCTTCCAAAGTCGTGGCAAAACCAGTTCCACGGGAAGGAAAGAAAGCGCTCGATTTTGAAAACCCGATCATTCTGGCACGCCGGGGCGGTCTTGTGGACACACCGGAACACACAATGGCAGCATTCACAAAATCCGCCGAATTGGGTGTCCATGGATTTGCAATCGATGCCCGGCTGACAAAGGATGAAGAAATCATTCTCTTCCATGATGAAACCGTCGATCGGACAACGGATTTGTCCGGCAACGTGTCTGATTTTACGCTACTTGAATTAAAAGCGGCGGACGCCGGCTATGGATTTTCTGATGACAATGGAATTTTTAAATACCGTGACCAAGGGGAACAAGTTGTCACCCTTCGGGAAATTCTGGAACAATTCCCCCATATGTTCGTTATGATTAATTTGGTAGATGCACCGGATACATATGAAGGAAGCCTCATGCCGTCGAAGCTATGGGGTCTGTTGGACGAAATCGGAGTAGAGGATCGGATTGCGGTAACTAGCCCGTATGACGAGCAGACTGATCGTTTCAATTTATATGCACAGCATAAGATTGCCATCGGCGCCGGGGAGAACGAAGTGAAAAAAGCGTATGCGGCCTATGCAAGCAGATTCGGCCATCTCTACAATCCGCGGGCCGACCTGTTCAGGGTCCCCGATAAAAAGGCCCTTTTCCACTACGGATCCGATAGCTTCGTCCAGTTCCTTTCCAGATTGAACATCCCGATTTATTTTGAGGCCATTACAGATCGGGAAACCTTTACAAAATTACTGAATGCCGGCGCGGCCGGCTTTATTGTCGACAATCCAGAGCTAGCCCTGGAAATCGTGCAAGAGCATGGGGGCGAATGA
- a CDS encoding DUF7147 family protein produces the protein MILHQRFIELGEGYGDVYELCELIHTNGHRLHNTYLLASNTATGKAFSLAASFRPASGCNFMPIYICREGIADRDSKRITLFQEAAQQAGSQPVAIELKNSSEFAEQELFYQYVIGILRLNHLLPPLQ, from the coding sequence ATGATTTTGCATCAGCGATTTATCGAACTCGGCGAAGGGTATGGTGATGTTTACGAACTCTGTGAATTGATCCATACCAACGGGCACCGTTTACATAACACCTATTTGTTGGCTTCCAATACAGCAACCGGCAAGGCGTTTTCACTGGCCGCCTCGTTCCGACCGGCCAGCGGTTGCAATTTCATGCCAATCTACATTTGCCGCGAAGGCATTGCAGACCGGGATTCAAAACGGATCACCCTGTTCCAGGAAGCAGCGCAGCAAGCCGGAAGCCAGCCTGTCGCCATCGAATTAAAGAACTCTTCAGAATTTGCCGAGCAAGAACTGTTCTATCAATATGTCATCGGCATCTTGCGCCTGAACCATTTATTGCCTCCGCTGCAATGA
- a CDS encoding YlbG family protein, with translation MVDRQGVIVYLHHLRQAKSFRKYGHVHYISRKMKYVVLYCNQEDVDGVIGKIERLPSVKKVLPSYRPFIKTEYTNAKPDKAKEYDYKAGL, from the coding sequence ATGGTTGATCGACAAGGAGTAATTGTATATCTCCATCATTTAAGACAGGCAAAATCATTCCGTAAATACGGTCATGTCCATTATATCTCTCGCAAGATGAAATATGTGGTCCTCTATTGCAATCAGGAGGATGTCGATGGAGTCATCGGCAAGATCGAGCGGTTGCCGTCCGTGAAAAAAGTGTTGCCTTCCTATCGGCCATTCATTAAGACGGAATATACGAATGCCAAGCCTGATAAAGCGAAAGAATATGATTATAAAGCCGGTTTATAA